DNA sequence from the Acidobacteriota bacterium genome:
CCTCACAGGAAAAGGCCATGAGGGCTACCAGGTTCTGAAGGACAAGACGGTTCCATTTGACGACCGTAAGGTGGCGCGGCGGGTCCTGAACGAGATGGGTTTTCGCAGCGGAGAATAAAGACAACAGAGGACTGCAAGCAGGATCTGCCGGCACGAAGCCTTAATTTAATGGGTGCAGGGATTGAAAAAAATGATTTTGCCGCTGGCAAAAGTGGCTGAAATCCTGGGTTCAGGGGAGCCTGTTTTTGATTATGTCATCACGGGCTGTGAGATTGACTCGCGCCGGATCAAACCCGGCCAGTTGTTTTTTGCCATTCGCGGCCCCCGCCTTGACGGCCACGATTTTGTTGCTGCTGCGTTGGGACAAGGGGCTGCAGGCGCGGTGGTGGAGAAGAAATTCCGGGACCAGGCTGACACATCTGTGCGCTCACAACTCATTCCGGTTGTGGACACAACGGCTGCTTTGCAGCTCCTTGCCTGTCATGTTCGGCGGCAATGGGGCGGCCTAGTGGTTGCGGTAACCGGAAGCATGGGCAAGACGACTACGAAGGAAATGATTGCTGCGCTTCTGGCTACCCGTTTCCGAGTCCTTAAGTCTCGAGGGAACCTTAACAATCATTTCGGGCTTCCTCTGGCGCTGCTCGGATTGGAATCGTCACACGAAGTGGCTGTGGTGGAACTTGCGATGTCGGCGCCTGACGAGATCGCTCGCCTGGCCCAAATTTCCATGCCGAACGTGGGCGTAGTGACCAATGTTGCTCCCGTTCACCTGGAGTTTTTTGACTCGGTGGATTCGATCGCCAGGGCAAAGAAGGAACTGATCGAGAACCTGAGCAACCACAACGGGAAGCCCACCGCCGTCTTGAACTTTGATGATGCCCGGGTTCGGAAATTTGCAGTTGGTTTTGACGGCCAGGTGGTGACCTTTGGCCTCGGCGAAGGTGCCCAGTTCAGAGGAACGAACGTCCGGCCGTATAGAGAGGGCAGCCGTTTTGTGCTTTCTGCTCCGAGTGGCGATATCGAATTCGCCGTTCCGTTGCCCGGAGCCCACAATGTTGAGAACGCCCTCGCAGCATTGGCGACAGCTAGCGTTTGCGGGATTACCAATGGCACCTTAGTATCAGCGCTCGCAGTTTTTGAAAATTTGGCGCAGCGCAGTGAAATATTTACACTCCCCGGGAACATCACGATCCTGAACGACTGTTACAATTCGAACCCCTGTGCAATGCAACGCATGATTGAAACACTCGGAGGGTGGACAGCAGCAGGACGACGGATTGTGGTGGCGGGAGAAATGCTGGAGCTCGGTCCTACCTCGCCAGAATGGCACCTCCAAATCGGTCGGAAGCTCGCAGAATGCAATGTTGACGGCCTTATCGCAGTCCAAGGAGATGCCCGGTTCATCCGTGAAGGCGCGCTGGGAGCTGGACTGGACCCTGCCAGAGCAGTGTTCTTTCCGAATGCAGATGAGGCCGCTCGGTACTGCAATAGCCTGATTGAGCCGGGT
Encoded proteins:
- a CDS encoding UDP-N-acetylmuramoyl-tripeptide--D-alanyl-D-alanine ligase, with product MKKMILPLAKVAEILGSGEPVFDYVITGCEIDSRRIKPGQLFFAIRGPRLDGHDFVAAALGQGAAGAVVEKKFRDQADTSVRSQLIPVVDTTAALQLLACHVRRQWGGLVVAVTGSMGKTTTKEMIAALLATRFRVLKSRGNLNNHFGLPLALLGLESSHEVAVVELAMSAPDEIARLAQISMPNVGVVTNVAPVHLEFFDSVDSIARAKKELIENLSNHNGKPTAVLNFDDARVRKFAVGFDGQVVTFGLGEGAQFRGTNVRPYREGSRFVLSAPSGDIEFAVPLPGAHNVENALAALATASVCGITNGTLVSALAVFENLAQRSEIFTLPGNITILNDCYNSNPCAMQRMIETLGGWTAAGRRIVVAGEMLELGPTSPEWHLQIGRKLAECNVDGLIAVQGDARFIREGALGAGLDPARAVFFPNADEAARYCNSLIEPGDIVLVKGSRGVNLERVTEMLAKSREHPSGKCGEVPKKAV